A single window of Metallosphaera hakonensis JCM 8857 = DSM 7519 DNA harbors:
- the crn1 gene encoding CRISPR-associated ring nuclease Crn1 translates to MPKLLVTLGTTPGGIFETFENLKRGNYEAENHPPVHISEVYVIRTSDPAVNLAWKLVKAVFACCGGKEVTIADIPLEINDINSKQDFLTFKRAIKARLSPGDFVDFTGGRKAMSVAAAIEAREAGAKVVTTIIPQQEYVRITNLLNSLKGQESAVEAGGRGECVLSFCDLVSKESRTVQLY, encoded by the coding sequence ATGCCCAAACTTCTGGTTACCTTGGGGACGACTCCAGGCGGTATATTTGAGACCTTTGAGAATCTAAAGAGGGGAAATTACGAGGCAGAAAATCATCCACCAGTTCATATATCCGAAGTTTACGTGATTAGGACCTCAGACCCGGCAGTGAACCTTGCCTGGAAACTGGTCAAGGCCGTATTCGCCTGTTGCGGAGGAAAGGAGGTAACTATAGCCGATATCCCCCTGGAAATCAACGATATAAACTCGAAACAGGACTTCCTGACCTTTAAGAGAGCCATTAAGGCTAGGCTTTCCCCCGGGGACTTCGTGGACTTCACGGGTGGAAGGAAGGCCATGAGCGTGGCGGCAGCTATCGAGGCTAGGGAGGCGGGGGCGAAAGTGGTTACTACCATAATTCCGCAACAGGAGTACGTGAGAATAACTAACTTGCTAAACTCTCTCAAGGGACAGGAAAGCGCCGTTGAGGCTGGAGGTAGAGGGGAGTGCGTCCTCAGCTTCTGTGACCTTGTTTCAAAGGAGTCCAGAACAGTTCAACTGTATTAA
- a CDS encoding amidohydrolase family protein, with protein MAFIDSHTHLWFKGAVTQEMRENWSRVGYEIPVLEKDQVIREMDEADLEFVVIIAYPMRRLWGAREDFAIRMIQEARDFPNRFSIVGGVEVNQLTLEETRKWLEAQYSAGVSGFKLHPPHMWIKPNDYREEERGMNQLELLYEFAQDHDLPVVIHTGTSFFLPARNKYGDPIYLDDVSVDFPRLKIIMAHLGRPNWVETAFQLLRIRKNIMGDLSSIPPRRMLEYFPRLEEVSDKLLYGSDSGGPGVKGLKAHLEGFLQVKIQESSKVKIAHDNPKMVFRTIER; from the coding sequence ATGGCCTTCATTGACTCCCACACGCATCTCTGGTTCAAGGGAGCAGTAACCCAGGAGATGAGGGAGAACTGGTCCAGGGTCGGATACGAGATTCCTGTGCTGGAGAAGGATCAAGTAATCAGGGAGATGGATGAAGCCGACCTGGAATTCGTGGTCATAATAGCCTACCCCATGAGGAGATTATGGGGTGCCAGGGAAGACTTCGCGATCAGGATGATCCAAGAGGCCAGAGATTTCCCTAATAGGTTTTCCATTGTGGGCGGAGTGGAGGTTAACCAACTCACCCTGGAAGAGACCAGGAAGTGGTTGGAGGCCCAGTACTCCGCCGGAGTTTCTGGTTTTAAGCTCCACCCTCCTCACATGTGGATTAAACCCAATGATTACAGGGAGGAGGAGAGAGGAATGAACCAACTGGAGCTCCTCTACGAGTTCGCTCAGGATCACGACCTCCCTGTGGTTATACACACCGGCACTTCCTTCTTCCTCCCAGCTAGGAACAAGTACGGTGATCCCATCTACCTCGATGACGTCTCCGTTGACTTCCCAAGGTTGAAGATAATCATGGCCCACCTGGGACGGCCGAACTGGGTAGAGACCGCGTTTCAATTACTAAGGATAAGGAAGAACATTATGGGCGACCTTTCCAGCATACCACCAAGGAGGATGTTGGAGTATTTCCCTAGGCTTGAAGAGGTATCGGATAAGTTACTCTACGGCAGTGACTCAGGGGGACCTGGAGTGAAGGGCCTAAAAGCACACCTGGAGGGATTCCTTCAGGTTAAGATTCAGGAGAGCTCCAAAGTGAAGATAGCTCATGATAACCCTAAGATGGTTTTCAGGACAATAGAGAGGTAG
- a CDS encoding ATP-binding protein has product MEENIWWRGKDYIEEDVDIKKWNSAKFRWIPRETNRISLQPFSLNFIVGPRQAGKTTLMKLLIKRLLESNHNPLSIFYCSCDLVSDYKELLEKMKEYLKIKKREGIKSSFIFLDEVTFVKDWYRTVKYLIDTGELRGDVVTVSGSSSLSILKQKESFPGRRGNGNDVVLYPLSFSSYIKVIDPRIEVEPGWYSEIQELFESYLRVGGLPPSINGLSPLKMYIEWIIYEINRIGRDETLAKQILSAVLSTTPSKVSYNSIAKEIGVNHRTVAEYMKLFNDMILTLTLHFIDVNTVYYNYRKQIKIHFVDPMFYDVVSTWTGVKRPDDPIIVEGTVASHLSRIYNIGYTEVGKEEIDVVTLPDVVGYEVKYRERSRQVKVIAGKMKKVITLSRNGDNDTVPVHLFLAQLDI; this is encoded by the coding sequence ATGGAAGAGAACATTTGGTGGAGAGGAAAGGATTACATAGAGGAGGACGTAGATATCAAGAAGTGGAACTCCGCTAAATTTAGGTGGATACCAAGGGAAACGAACCGGATCTCTCTTCAACCCTTCTCCTTAAACTTCATCGTTGGACCCAGACAAGCGGGAAAGACAACTCTCATGAAACTTCTAATTAAGAGGCTTCTTGAGTCCAATCACAACCCCTTGTCAATATTCTACTGTAGTTGCGATCTCGTGTCCGATTATAAAGAACTTCTGGAAAAAATGAAGGAGTATCTAAAAATAAAGAAAAGGGAGGGTATCAAATCTTCGTTCATTTTCCTAGATGAGGTCACTTTCGTTAAGGATTGGTATAGGACAGTGAAGTACTTGATTGATACCGGTGAACTTAGAGGAGATGTGGTCACAGTTTCGGGCTCAAGTTCATTGTCAATTCTAAAGCAGAAGGAGAGTTTTCCAGGTAGAAGGGGAAATGGAAACGACGTGGTCTTGTATCCTCTCAGCTTCTCCAGTTACATTAAGGTAATTGATCCGAGAATTGAGGTCGAACCAGGTTGGTATAGCGAAATTCAAGAGCTCTTTGAGAGTTACCTAAGGGTGGGAGGACTACCCCCATCGATCAACGGCCTATCTCCACTGAAAATGTACATAGAGTGGATTATTTACGAGATAAACAGGATAGGAAGGGATGAGACACTTGCCAAGCAAATACTCTCTGCAGTCCTCTCGACGACTCCTAGCAAGGTGAGCTACAACTCGATTGCCAAAGAGATAGGAGTAAATCACAGAACTGTTGCGGAGTACATGAAGCTCTTTAACGATATGATCTTGACCTTGACGCTTCACTTTATAGATGTAAATACAGTTTATTACAACTACAGGAAGCAAATTAAGATACATTTTGTGGACCCGATGTTCTACGACGTGGTATCCACGTGGACTGGGGTTAAGAGACCGGACGATCCAATAATCGTGGAGGGGACAGTTGCATCACACCTTTCGAGAATTTACAATATAGGTTATACTGAGGTCGGGAAGGAGGAGATAGACGTCGTCACGCTGCCGGACGTTGTGGGTTACGAAGTGAAATACAGGGAGAGGTCAAGGCAGGTAAAGGTTATCGCAGGAAAGATGAAGAAAGTGATTACGTTATCGAGGAACGGCGATAACGACACGGTACCGGTTCATTTATTTCTAGCTCAACTGGATATATGA
- the csx7 gene encoding CRISPR-associated RAMP protein Csx7 produces MNSEFLPCYDLDKIRVVTEVTGTLVNETRLRIGSGRGSATFRDASDNPILTRRGRPYIPGSSLKGSLRSWLESNIEVIFEEKKYQYLVDLSEKDPKSCKKENDEMHFCIPCIIFGHKDLSGRMNIMDAEVEGNFELESYTGVSINRFFGGQQSGNLYNLDYVSPGANFRFKTIIFNVNLEKEDEEWRERVREGVLFLIRSLTQGIFVGGRKSTGAGLVKLTNLEVRAFTQGSWKEVKISW; encoded by the coding sequence TTGAACTCCGAATTTCTGCCCTGCTACGACTTGGACAAGATAAGGGTAGTCACTGAAGTGACCGGGACACTGGTCAATGAAACGAGGTTGAGAATAGGATCGGGCAGAGGCTCCGCGACTTTTCGCGACGCCTCTGACAACCCTATCCTAACTAGAAGGGGTAGGCCCTATATCCCGGGCAGCAGCTTGAAGGGCTCCCTCAGGTCCTGGTTGGAGTCCAACATTGAGGTTATCTTCGAGGAGAAGAAGTATCAGTATTTGGTGGACTTAAGCGAGAAAGATCCCAAGAGCTGCAAAAAAGAAAACGATGAGATGCACTTCTGTATCCCCTGCATAATCTTCGGCCACAAGGACCTCTCAGGGAGAATGAACATCATGGATGCCGAAGTCGAGGGGAACTTCGAACTTGAGAGCTACACCGGCGTCTCAATAAACAGGTTCTTTGGAGGTCAGCAATCGGGTAATCTCTATAACCTTGATTACGTGTCTCCCGGGGCGAACTTCAGGTTTAAGACCATCATTTTCAACGTTAACCTTGAGAAAGAGGACGAGGAGTGGAGAGAGAGGGTCAGGGAGGGAGTTCTGTTCCTGATTAGATCTCTAACACAAGGGATTTTCGTTGGTGGAAGGAAGAGTACAGGGGCAGGTTTAGTGAAGCTCACGAACCTCGAGGTCAGGGCGTTCACTCAGGGATCGTGGAAAGAGGTGAAGATTTCATGGTAG
- a CDS encoding RAMP superfamily CRISPR-associated protein, which yields MKFKIWIKNLSSLTVGGSTDLGEVDVPMNRMGFPASSVKGAMRTALHRAVKEWGEEMKEYNLRLTSCGEIDPDFMKRAHRGKPCDVCNLFGTPSSSVEGRSRVRIYQVEVPNEVHKLTRVSIDRKTRTKREGALFSQEVYKPKEVFQFEIELEDPRDHDLTMVLLSLLYMRYFRVGRGGMIDVKVENPCSNGCDEFTKKLAERLGEWEVEI from the coding sequence ATGAAGTTCAAGATCTGGATTAAGAACTTGAGTTCCCTGACCGTGGGGGGCTCCACAGACCTCGGGGAAGTGGACGTTCCCATGAATAGGATGGGTTTCCCAGCGTCTTCAGTGAAGGGCGCCATGCGGACTGCGCTTCACAGAGCCGTGAAGGAGTGGGGAGAGGAGATGAAGGAATATAACCTGAGACTCACATCGTGTGGCGAGATAGACCCTGACTTCATGAAGAGGGCTCACCGCGGTAAACCCTGCGACGTATGCAATCTTTTCGGAACCCCATCGTCCTCAGTGGAGGGTAGAAGTAGGGTGAGAATTTATCAGGTGGAGGTGCCCAATGAAGTCCATAAGTTGACCAGGGTTAGCATTGATAGGAAGACCAGAACCAAGAGAGAGGGGGCTCTCTTCTCCCAGGAGGTGTACAAACCCAAGGAGGTATTCCAATTTGAAATTGAGCTGGAGGATCCCCGCGATCACGACCTCACCATGGTCCTATTATCCCTCCTGTACATGAGGTACTTTAGGGTTGGGAGAGGCGGTATGATAGACGTGAAAGTGGAGAACCCCTGTTCCAATGGATGCGACGAGTTTACCAAGAAGTTGGCTGAGAGACTAGGGGAATGGGAGGTGGAAATATGA
- a CDS encoding protein kinase domain-containing protein, which yields MDAKDHYRRAISLEKRGRISEALRECDLSISLDPWEPRYHAKRAQLLKKLKRFEEALGEYDKAIRLDPINSRYHASKASILRSMKRYLDALREYDKALSLEYGNPRYIESREKIREELRSLGLNPSRLTSISTTNALIASLKERKVRKAKVLVGILESLGVSVTSLACELSSKGECRALLWIMENYQVNYQRCQDLRGFVDCIMSSRVLPRGVDDLLLALARDREYGKRLAGLALATAKDRGTRELAERLLTGNIEGVRLPPLDSWDPNLWLNREIYGYHAVKFLGKGGTSYVLLVEREGVKYAMKIPALSPSNKGETKVSQSTFSELASESSKLQEISRNADDLVKLYGIFSDLTTIRQILSGKVDLYLRTPPALIMEYMAGGDAESLLSREALFYSQRWEKIVTLILHRVARALNSIHSEGLVHLDVKTRNVFFTSDPGESGEEVLRNLKEQKVKVKLGDLGASRKLGTPVDQYTPEYCPPDQVKALLRRGGATKEMDVFALGATGYKMFTRRSLIPPEIVEMYEKAIEGDGEMIVKAERSYREMYLSLRIENAGPEMERLLKLMVHPDPGVRPSATQVAITLFKMSKAFSQ from the coding sequence ATGGACGCGAAGGATCACTATAGAAGGGCGATATCCCTAGAGAAGAGAGGAAGGATATCTGAAGCCCTCAGGGAGTGCGACCTCTCCATCTCTCTGGACCCTTGGGAACCCAGATACCACGCCAAGAGAGCCCAGTTGTTGAAGAAGTTAAAAAGGTTTGAAGAGGCACTCGGGGAGTACGATAAGGCCATCCGCCTGGACCCGATCAACTCCAGGTATCACGCGTCCAAGGCCTCGATCCTTCGCTCCATGAAGAGATACCTCGACGCCCTAAGGGAGTACGACAAAGCTCTATCCCTGGAATACGGGAATCCTAGATACATTGAATCCAGGGAGAAGATCAGAGAGGAGTTGAGATCCTTGGGATTGAATCCCTCTAGGCTCACCTCGATCTCCACTACCAATGCGCTCATAGCTTCGTTGAAGGAAAGGAAAGTCAGGAAAGCCAAGGTCTTAGTGGGTATACTTGAGTCCCTGGGTGTCTCCGTAACTTCCCTCGCCTGTGAACTGTCATCCAAGGGGGAGTGTAGAGCACTCCTATGGATTATGGAAAACTATCAAGTCAACTATCAGAGGTGCCAAGATCTCCGCGGTTTCGTGGACTGCATCATGTCCTCGAGGGTTTTACCTCGCGGTGTGGACGATCTCCTCCTGGCCCTGGCCAGGGACAGGGAATACGGGAAGAGGTTGGCCGGACTAGCCCTAGCCACGGCTAAGGATAGAGGGACGAGGGAGTTGGCGGAGAGATTGCTGACTGGAAATATTGAGGGGGTAAGGCTTCCTCCCCTTGATTCCTGGGATCCGAACCTATGGCTGAACAGGGAAATATACGGCTATCACGCGGTCAAATTCCTGGGCAAGGGAGGAACTTCCTACGTTCTGCTTGTGGAGAGGGAAGGCGTGAAATATGCCATGAAAATACCGGCCCTGTCACCCTCTAACAAGGGCGAAACCAAGGTTAGTCAGTCCACGTTCTCAGAGCTCGCCAGCGAGTCCAGCAAGCTCCAGGAGATATCTAGGAACGCCGATGATCTGGTGAAGCTCTACGGTATATTCAGTGACCTAACCACAATTAGGCAGATCCTATCCGGTAAGGTTGACCTCTACCTGAGGACACCCCCGGCCCTAATCATGGAGTACATGGCTGGGGGAGACGCCGAGTCCCTGCTCTCCAGGGAAGCGCTCTTCTATTCCCAGAGGTGGGAGAAGATTGTAACCTTGATACTTCATAGGGTGGCCAGGGCTCTGAACTCCATCCATTCTGAGGGACTGGTTCACTTGGACGTTAAAACTAGGAACGTTTTCTTCACCTCCGACCCAGGGGAGTCGGGGGAGGAGGTATTGAGGAACTTGAAAGAGCAGAAGGTGAAGGTGAAATTGGGTGATTTGGGGGCCTCAAGGAAATTGGGCACTCCTGTGGATCAATACACCCCGGAGTACTGCCCTCCAGATCAGGTTAAGGCTCTCCTTCGCCGGGGCGGGGCGACCAAGGAGATGGACGTTTTTGCGTTGGGGGCCACAGGTTACAAGATGTTTACCAGGAGATCCCTAATACCTCCAGAGATCGTTGAGATGTACGAGAAAGCTATTGAGGGGGATGGTGAGATGATTGTTAAGGCAGAAAGGAGTTATAGGGAAATGTATCTCTCACTTCGGATCGAAAACGCGGGACCTGAAATGGAGAGACTATTGAAACTCATGGTTCATCCCGATCCGGGAGTGCGACCCAGCGCAACCCAGGTGGCAATTACCCTATTCAAGATGAGCAAGGCCTTCTCCCAATGA
- a CDS encoding RAMP superfamily CRISPR-associated protein has translation MSRSHTLVRTPRDLGTPTRVEITLEVISDYLHVGAGRRVVQAKELDVDFNQVLSMFLKGDPQAYAIVDPYFEEFNALPRTGDKVVIPGSTVKGAVRTRLEMSIPNSCYIVDKPGVAKSQGYVQLFKPDPNRRSDNYSKGIAINHDRVCPVCDIMGSPGLGSKVSFSDLVMVSGKLGNATIDQVQYELALKGSKFVGSFLVNQSKNEVGAILYGLGIRCESGKVNSRTFLLGRFKFDKPQFGRVKFTAKLDEREQCTRISDFVREFKVRDIWEK, from the coding sequence ATGTCAAGATCTCATACCCTAGTTAGAACCCCGAGAGACCTAGGGACGCCCACCAGGGTGGAGATAACCCTAGAGGTGATATCTGACTACCTTCACGTGGGCGCGGGGAGAAGAGTGGTACAGGCTAAGGAGCTCGACGTTGACTTCAATCAGGTCCTGAGCATGTTCCTGAAGGGAGATCCCCAGGCTTACGCGATCGTGGATCCCTACTTCGAGGAGTTTAACGCTCTACCGAGGACTGGGGACAAGGTAGTGATCCCAGGTAGCACAGTGAAGGGGGCAGTGAGGACAAGGCTCGAGATGTCAATCCCCAACTCATGCTACATCGTGGATAAGCCTGGGGTGGCAAAATCTCAAGGTTACGTTCAGCTGTTTAAGCCCGATCCCAACAGGAGGAGCGATAACTACAGTAAGGGTATAGCCATCAACCACGACAGGGTCTGCCCAGTATGCGATATCATGGGTAGTCCCGGGTTGGGGAGTAAGGTCTCCTTTAGTGATCTGGTAATGGTTTCTGGTAAATTGGGGAATGCGACCATAGATCAAGTTCAGTACGAGTTAGCCCTGAAGGGATCCAAGTTCGTTGGGTCTTTCCTGGTGAACCAGAGCAAAAACGAGGTGGGCGCAATACTATACGGACTCGGTATTAGATGCGAATCGGGGAAGGTGAACTCAAGGACCTTCCTCCTTGGGAGGTTCAAGTTCGATAAACCTCAATTCGGTAGGGTGAAGTTCACGGCTAAGCTCGATGAGAGAGAACAGTGCACTAGGATAAGCGACTTCGTTCGCGAGTTCAAGGTGAGGGACATATGGGAGAAGTGA
- the uvsE gene encoding UV DNA damage repair endonuclease UvsE: MKVGYVSTNYSLCKADSTFRLSSLSRERVLKTAISNLECLKRILLWNLDHEILFFRISSNTVPFASHPKVTFDWREELSSLLGEAGDVVRENGIRISMHPGQYVVINSQRRDVVESSIAELRYHADLLDAMEVEGRIQVHVGGSFGGKVEALRRFETNFSLLPDNVKRRLVIENDDRIFTVKDCLSLFTSLNVPVVLDNLHQSLNNDGETFGEALDMVRRTWKERPMIDYSTQEGSKRGVHASTLDENHFREFIKSVDDVDIMLEIRDKERSALRAVEILREMGKLDRIKNRG; encoded by the coding sequence GTGAAAGTGGGATACGTCTCCACCAACTACTCCCTTTGTAAAGCTGACTCGACTTTCAGACTCTCAAGTCTGTCTAGGGAAAGAGTCCTCAAAACAGCCATCTCGAACCTGGAGTGCCTCAAGAGGATTCTCCTATGGAACTTGGATCACGAAATCCTGTTCTTTAGGATAAGTTCCAATACAGTGCCCTTCGCCTCTCATCCTAAGGTTACCTTTGACTGGAGAGAGGAGCTTTCAAGTTTGCTAGGGGAAGCGGGAGACGTAGTGAGGGAGAACGGAATTAGGATTTCCATGCACCCAGGTCAATATGTGGTAATAAATTCCCAGAGAAGGGATGTAGTGGAATCCTCGATCGCCGAGCTAAGGTATCACGCGGATCTACTGGACGCCATGGAGGTTGAAGGGCGGATTCAGGTTCACGTGGGGGGTTCGTTCGGCGGAAAGGTGGAGGCATTGAGGAGATTTGAAACCAACTTTTCATTACTTCCCGATAACGTCAAGAGGAGACTGGTCATTGAGAACGACGATAGGATCTTCACGGTTAAGGACTGCTTAAGTCTGTTCACCTCCCTAAATGTGCCCGTGGTCCTAGATAACTTGCACCAATCCCTTAACAACGATGGGGAGACCTTCGGTGAGGCACTGGATATGGTGAGGAGGACGTGGAAGGAGAGACCCATGATTGATTACAGTACCCAGGAGGGGAGTAAGAGGGGAGTTCATGCCTCCACGTTGGACGAGAACCACTTTAGGGAGTTCATTAAGTCCGTGGATGATGTCGACATTATGCTTGAGATCAGGGATAAGGAGAGGAGCGCTCTTAGGGCGGTTGAGATATTGAGGGAGATGGGCAAGCTGGATAGGATCAAGAATCGGGGATGA
- a CDS encoding RAMP superfamily CRISPR-associated protein: MNVFDLVFKLDEVRIGTNSEGNFLEALKYGQMYVIPFSTWKGVFRSVTEMLEGSQANLDDLLKTIDQLNETGTGKDPIWRVTEEIERKFPGLGGVLRDVLNPEETVNKETIREIAEAYLNPVYRLYGHQSFSGALIFSDSVLQGVRGVMTRTSIDRKTGKAKEDMLFSEEVVYPGNVRVRVVLHDVPDFAMKAWIGTLKFMEEVGVGIGSGQSRRSWAVLDDEDSRVARISLRAILDGGSWVSLRDWLKATGKG; this comes from the coding sequence ATGAACGTCTTCGACCTGGTCTTTAAGTTAGACGAAGTGAGAATCGGGACCAACTCCGAGGGGAACTTCCTGGAGGCCCTCAAATACGGTCAGATGTACGTAATACCATTCTCCACCTGGAAGGGAGTCTTCAGGTCCGTAACAGAGATGTTGGAGGGATCTCAAGCCAACTTAGATGACCTACTGAAGACGATAGACCAACTTAATGAAACTGGGACAGGGAAGGACCCAATTTGGAGGGTAACCGAGGAAATTGAGAGGAAATTCCCAGGACTTGGGGGAGTGTTGAGGGACGTCCTTAACCCCGAGGAGACTGTGAACAAGGAGACCATAAGGGAGATCGCTGAGGCGTACTTGAATCCAGTTTACAGGCTGTACGGACATCAAAGCTTCTCAGGAGCCCTGATCTTCTCGGATAGCGTTCTACAAGGGGTAAGGGGTGTGATGACCAGGACGTCTATAGATCGGAAAACCGGGAAAGCTAAAGAGGACATGCTCTTTAGTGAGGAGGTGGTGTACCCGGGAAACGTTAGGGTTAGGGTAGTCCTCCACGACGTTCCTGATTTCGCCATGAAGGCCTGGATCGGAACCCTCAAGTTCATGGAGGAGGTCGGGGTAGGAATTGGATCTGGGCAGTCAAGGAGATCGTGGGCAGTCCTGGATGATGAGGACAGCAGAGTTGCTAGGATCAGCCTGCGTGCCATATTGGATGGGGGCTCTTGGGTATCCCTTAGGGATTGGTTAAAGGCTACGGGAAAAGGTTAG
- the cas6 gene encoding CRISPR-associated endoribonuclease Cas6, which translates to MRICMSFSPKGPVPLHYNYLVQSAIYNRLPKRLSNTLHDKGIMEGPRRFKMFTFSKLMGDFKREGDHLIYIDRCFLCISSPLDRVIKEIYRSFLVDPDLILGRSKLVLEVINVVQDPEFRETNRVYTLSPIAVYRRNGNQTRYYNPFELEWGSLVDLNARRKFLALEGRNLRNGLSVRPLRAFISLVRYKDNVVEAWRGEFIMRGPKSLQRVVYETGLGSKNSQGFGMVEMVGRNVREFLNI; encoded by the coding sequence ATGAGAATCTGCATGTCCTTCTCTCCGAAGGGACCTGTCCCCCTGCATTACAACTATTTAGTTCAATCGGCAATCTACAATCGCCTTCCCAAGAGGCTCTCAAATACCCTTCACGACAAGGGGATAATGGAGGGACCCAGAAGGTTCAAAATGTTCACCTTCTCCAAGCTAATGGGGGACTTTAAGAGAGAAGGGGACCATTTGATTTACATCGATAGATGTTTCCTATGCATCTCATCCCCTCTTGATCGAGTAATCAAGGAAATCTATCGTTCCTTCTTAGTGGACCCCGACTTGATCCTCGGGAGGTCAAAGCTTGTGTTGGAGGTTATCAACGTTGTTCAAGACCCTGAGTTTAGGGAGACGAATAGGGTTTACACCCTATCTCCCATAGCGGTCTACAGGAGGAACGGGAACCAGACTAGGTATTACAATCCCTTTGAGCTCGAGTGGGGTAGCCTGGTGGATCTTAATGCAAGGAGGAAATTCCTAGCCCTTGAGGGAAGAAATTTAAGGAACGGACTCTCGGTGAGACCTTTGAGGGCATTCATTAGCTTGGTAAGATACAAGGATAACGTGGTTGAGGCCTGGAGAGGGGAGTTCATCATGAGAGGGCCCAAATCCCTCCAGAGGGTGGTTTACGAGACCGGACTAGGTAGCAAGAACAGCCAGGGTTTCGGGATGGTTGAGATGGTGGGGAGGAACGTAAGGGAGTTCCTGAACATATAG
- the csx7 gene encoding CRISPR-associated RAMP protein Csx7, which translates to MVEMYLIRKDVVKRVVKFEGVLRADSPILVGTGERGPIKEVMKDLEGRPMIPGSSWKGVFRSSGERIARRKGLKVCSGLTNDNCLKNGGLDKVFLNSLRSDMDQAKRIAWNNTCINCKVFGTISILGQVRFLDSISQDFKLNTRAMTAISRKDGSVVGGALVTLEYADVGSRFPFTLFTYNLPNYALGYMILIMEEIHNHLVQVGGNKSRGFGFLSFEKLSMEVLSGDQSLPKLDEDDMEVKGSLDLRNLSGKEFFERAKPLMEAFRNVKISYPS; encoded by the coding sequence ATGGTAGAAATGTACCTTATAAGGAAGGACGTAGTGAAGAGAGTGGTCAAGTTCGAGGGTGTCCTTAGGGCCGATTCGCCAATCCTGGTTGGAACTGGCGAGAGGGGCCCGATCAAGGAGGTAATGAAGGACCTCGAGGGGAGGCCAATGATCCCTGGGAGCTCGTGGAAGGGAGTTTTCAGATCCTCGGGGGAAAGGATAGCTAGGAGGAAGGGCCTCAAGGTCTGCTCAGGGTTGACCAACGATAATTGCCTTAAGAACGGCGGATTAGACAAGGTGTTCCTTAACTCCTTGAGATCGGACATGGACCAGGCCAAGAGGATAGCCTGGAACAATACCTGTATCAACTGCAAGGTGTTCGGCACGATCTCGATCTTGGGCCAGGTTCGCTTCCTGGACTCGATTTCCCAAGACTTCAAGTTGAACACTAGGGCCATGACCGCCATTAGTAGGAAGGACGGATCAGTGGTGGGAGGGGCGCTGGTAACGTTAGAATACGCCGACGTTGGATCACGTTTCCCATTCACGCTCTTCACCTACAACCTCCCCAACTACGCCTTAGGTTACATGATACTCATCATGGAGGAGATCCATAATCACCTCGTTCAAGTGGGCGGGAATAAGTCGAGAGGTTTCGGATTCCTCTCCTTTGAGAAGCTATCCATGGAGGTTCTGAGCGGAGACCAATCCCTTCCCAAACTTGACGAAGACGACATGGAGGTAAAGGGGAGCTTGGATCTGAGGAACTTGAGCGGTAAGGAATTCTTTGAGAGAGCTAAGCCCCTGATGGAGGCTTTTCGTAATGTCAAGATCTCATACCCTAGTTAG
- a CDS encoding type II toxin-antitoxin system death-on-curing family toxin, whose product MSNLLEQKLLEIFNALLKEFNIWRKGESQEEPLIINIHDKVVANDPTSAQGIMNRDNIGLTIYSAITDLMRNYDISRSLAVLTYHLVVSHPFIDGNKRTALGLLLNILYELFEDKMEIPQDLEDQLIRVLIEISDYPPEEDEDGINRIRNIIEDIIHGILF is encoded by the coding sequence GTGAGTAACTTGTTAGAACAGAAACTGCTAGAGATATTTAACGCTTTGTTAAAAGAATTCAATATCTGGAGGAAAGGAGAAAGCCAAGAGGAGCCTCTCATAATCAACATCCATGATAAAGTCGTAGCCAATGATCCCACTTCTGCACAGGGAATAATGAATCGAGATAATATAGGTCTTACAATATATTCTGCAATAACAGATCTAATGAGAAATTACGACATTAGTAGAAGTTTAGCTGTGTTAACATACCATTTAGTAGTTTCTCATCCTTTTATTGATGGTAACAAGAGGACAGCGCTAGGTTTACTATTAAACATTCTTTACGAGTTATTTGAAGACAAAATGGAGATTCCGCAAGACCTGGAAGATCAGCTGATACGAGTATTAATAGAGATTTCCGATTATCCTCCAGAGGAAGACGAAGATGGAATAAACAGAATAAGAAATATTATAGAGGACATCATCCACGGAATACTGTTTTAA